A single region of the Salvia splendens isolate huo1 chromosome 18, SspV2, whole genome shotgun sequence genome encodes:
- the LOC121776915 gene encoding AT-hook motif nuclear-localized protein 23-like: MAGLDFAPHLHLPESEDNNDESNPNQFSGDNNSSGDASGRRPRGRPPGSKNKPKPPVIITRESANTLRAHIFEVANGCDVFDAVATYARRRQRGVCVLSSTGTVTNVTLRQPAGGSVVTLHGRFEILSLSGSFLPPPAPPGATSLTIYLAGVQGQVVGGNVVGALIASGPVTIIASSFTNVAYERLPLEEEDGIQMQPPPPSQPLNIGGGGQFPDPGQPFLNLPLNMANGQLPMDGGGGGAWAGNPAGGGRQQF; this comes from the coding sequence ATGGCTGGTTTGGACTTCGCCCCTCATCTCCACCTCCCCGAATCCGAAGACAACAACGATGAATCCAACCCCAACCAATTCTCCGGCGACAACAACTCCTCCGGCGACGCATCGGGGCGGCGCCCCCGCGGCCGCCCCCCGGGGTCGAAGAACAAGCCGAAGCCGCCGGTGATCATCACCCGCGAGAGCGCCAACACGCTCCGGGCCCACATCTTCGAGGTCGCCAACGGCTGCGACGTCTTCGAcgccgtcgccacctacgcgcGCCGCCGCCAGCGCGGCGTCTGCGTCCTCAGCTCCACCGGCACCGTCACCAACGTCACCCTCCGCCAGCCCGCCGGCGGCAGCGTCGTCACGCTCCACGGCCGCTTCGAGATCCTCTCCCTCTCCGGCTCCTTCCTCCCTCCGCCGGCGCCGCCGGGGGCCACCAGCCTGACCATCTACCTCGCCGGCGTGCAGGGCCAGGTGGTCGGAGGGAATGTCGTCGGAGCGCTGATCGCTTCCGGCCCAGTTACAATCATCGCGTCCTCCTTCACCAACGTCGCGTATGAGCGGCTGCCGTTGGAGGAGGAGGACGGGATCCAGATGCAGCCTCCGCCTCCTTCTCAGCCTCTTAACATCGGAGGCGGAGGCCAGTTTCCGGATCCAGGGCAGCCTTTCTTGAATTTGCCCCTCAACATGGCCAACGGTCAACTCCCAAtggacggaggcggaggcggtgcATGGGCCGGAAACCCGGCCGGGGGAGGCCGGCAGCAGTTCTAG